The following DNA comes from Falsibacillus albus.
CCAATGGTTACGTATCTGCTGCCGCTCTTGATTGGGTACACAGGCGGTAAGCTTGTGCATGACCAGCGCGGGGCCGTGGTCGGTGCGATCGCGACAATGGGTGTCATTGTCGGGGCTCCTGATACACCGATGTTTTTAGGCGCGATGATCATGGGGCCATTGGGCGCAGTGGTCATTAAATTTTTCGATAAATGGATCGAAGGAAAAATAAGATCCGGATTTGAAATGCTCGTCAATAACTTCTCGGCTGGTATCATCGGTGGAGGACTTGCCATCTTGGCTTTTCTCGGAGTCGGTCCAGCGGTTGACGGATTCACGAATATTCTTGTTAAAGGTGTCGATTGGTTAGTCGGTGCAGGTTTATTGCCATTGACAAGTATCTTGATCGAACCTGCGAAAATTTTATTCTTAAACAATGCAATCAACCATGGTGTTCTTTCACCAATCGGGTTGGAGCAAGTGCAGCATGCTGGTAAATCTGTGTTGTTCTTATTGGAAGCGAATCCAGGACCTGGTCTTGGCGTCCTGTTGGCGTTCATGTTCTTTGGAAAAGGAACGGCGAAGCAATCGGCTCCAGGGGCAGCCATTATCCATTTCCTAGGCGGGATTCATGAAATTTACTTCCCATATGTATTGATGAAACCAATGCTGTTCATTTCCGTCATCCTTGGTGGAATGAGCGGTGTGTTTACACTAGTTATGCTGGGCGGAGGCTTGGTGTCACCGGCATCCCCGGGAAGCATCATCGCCATCGCGGCTGTTACGCCTCCTGAAGGAATGGTGTATGTCGCAAACTTTGCCGCAGTCATTGTCGCTGCAACTGTTTCATTCATCGTTTCCATGATCGTATTGAAATCAAGCAAGAATGATGAAGGCAGCATTGAAGATGCAGCACAGAAAATGCAAGAAATGAAAGGGAAGAAAAGCTCTGTCGCTGGACAGTTTAATAAAGGAACAATGCCGGATGAAGTCAACAAAATCGTCTTCGCATGCGATGCCGGAATGGGCTCCAGTGCGATGGGGGCGTCATTGCTTCGCAAGAAAGTAAAAGAAGCAGGATTGAACATCACGGTAACGAATACATCCATCAGCAACCTGCCATCCGATGCACAGATCGTCATCACGCAGGAAAAATTGACGCCGCGTGCGAAAAACAAATTGCCTGATGCGTATCACATCTCAGTTGATAACTTCCTTTCAAGCCCTGAGTACGATAAGCTGATCGGCAGCCTGCAAAATGACATCACGGAAGAGCAGGATGAGCTTGTGGAAACGGCTGAAACAGAAGCGGTCGGTACAGAGCCGAACGCAGATCAAGACGACGATTTACTATTAGAAGAAAACATTTTTATCGGCAAGCAATTCGCAACGAAGGAAGACGCGATCCGATTTGCCGGTGAAGCGTTGGTCAAAGCGGGCTACGTGGAAGACAGCTATGTCGATGCCATGCTTGAGCGTGAAGGAATCACCACGACTTACATGGGCAACAATGTCTCAATCCCGCATGGAACAGAAGAAGCGAAGAAGGCGGTCATCAAATCCGGATTCACGGTCGTCCAAGTGCCAAATGGCGTGGACTTCGACGGGGAACAGGCGAAATTGATCTTCGGCATCGCCGGAAAAGACGGCACACACCTTGAGATCCTATCAAGCATCGCAGTCATCTGTTCAGAGCAAGACAACGTCGACAAAATGGTTCAAGCGAAAACCGCGAAAGAACTGAAAGATATCATCAATAGCAACTAAAGAACCAACGCCCGAAAGGTACAACTCTTGCCTTTCGGGTTTAGGTGTTCTTATACTGAAAAAAAAAGTCAAAAGTATGATGAAACCATTTTATTTGTAAGGATTGGAGCAGCAGGTGCGAGACTCCGGAGGGATCAGCGGGACAGGTGAGCCCCCTCGGAAAGCGAACCGATTCCCCTGCCATTAACATTACACTGGAAAGAGAGGTGGAAAGCATGTTCATTACATCAAGGGAAAAAGCGATCATCGAACTGATTGTCAAAACATCCGGGAAACATACCGTCCACTCTCTTTCTGCTTATTTGAACGTCAGCGGCAGGACCATCCAACGAAACCTGAAGTCCATCGAAGGGATCCTGGCGCAGCATCAATTACAGTTGAAGCGCACCCCGAATGATGGCCTTTTTATCGAAGGAAAGAACGAAAATATATACAGGCTCATTCAGCATTTGGCGGAATCAAGCCCTACGGATGAGACCCCTGAAGAGCGAAAGCTGAATCTGCTGATCACACTGTTGCATGAGGGACCTTCCTTCAAGCAGCAAGTGCTCGCCCATCAGCTGGGGATCAGTGTCACCACACTGGCGGCACACCTCGATGAACTGGCCGATTGGCTTGATAAATTCAGCATCACCCTGACGCGTAAAAGAGGCGTAGGGGTGGAGCTGGTCGCTGATGAAGCGAGCAAACGTCATGCCCTCGCAAGCTTTTTCCTTGTTTATTTTTACGAGGACATCATCGAAAGCTTATATTTGCTGCAAAAAGGCGATGCAATCGAACAGCCTGTGCTCGGCTATTTCAAGCCTGACTGTTTGTCGGCTGTTTACCAAATTGTCGATCAACATTTGGCAAAAGCTCAGTTGAACCTCGTCGACAGTGACTACATCGGACTCGTTGTGCACATCTGTTTGACGATCCAGCGGACTGCAAATGACTTTCTCATGACCGAGACAAATGATGTGGAAAATCAGTACACGAACGAATACAGGCTGATGAAAGAAATGTGCCGGGAACTTGAAGAGCGGCTGTCTGTCAACATGACCGACGGGGATATCAACGAATTGACGGTCATCTTGAAGGGGTCCAAAATACAGGATCCCAATGCAGTTTACTACGATAGCATCTTCCTCGGCCATTTGATCAAAAAAGTGGTCAAGGATGTATCAGAGAAGCTGAATGTCGATCTAACGGACGACTTCTCCCTATTCCAAGGCTTGCTTGCACATATGGGGCCATCCATCTTCAGGCTGCAGCAGCAGATGGAGCTGTTCAATCCGTTGACCGATGAAATCAAAGAGAAATATCCCGTCCTCTTTTTAGCGGTGAAAAAGAGCCTCGAAACCGAGTTCAAGGATGTTCATTTTCCGGAAGCAGAGGTCGCTTATATCGTCCTTCATTTTGGCTCGGCCCTTCTCATGAATGAGGAAAAAGTGAAGATCGATGCCGTGGTCGTCTGTCCGACCGGGATCGGCGCCTCCAAGATGCTGGCAAGCCGCATTCAGAAAGAGCTGAAGATGATCAGCAACGTGGATATCTTTTCGATTTCCGATTTTCGATCCGCTGACCTGAGCAGCTATGATATCGTCATTTCAACGGTGCGGCTGCCATTCACGGATGTCGATTATATCCTGGTCAACCCGCTGTTGAGCGAAAAGGATATCGGCATTATCCAGGATTATTTGCAAAATAATGTTGAAAAAATCACAAGGAAAAAGTACTTGAAGGGAGCACCGAGGGAGTCCGGCGGCAAGGAGCGGACAGAGGTAAGAGGCCTCCTGAAGGAAATCAAAGAGGTCCATGCAAGCATCGAATCGATCCTCGATCATTTCCGTGTTTACCGGAAGCCGTCCGCTGAAAGCCATCTCCACGTTTTGGAGGAAATGGTCCATCAGGCTGAAGCAGATGGGCTGGTCAAAAATCCCGATGCCGTCATGGGTCAGCTCGTCGAAAGGGAAGAAAAAGGCGGACTCGGAATTCCAAATACGCACATGGGGCTGTTCCACTGTCGGGATGCCAATGTCCAGAAGCTGGTGTTCCAGGCGGCTCATTTAGACAAGCCATGCGTCATCAAGGGGATGGACGGCAAGGATCAAGAAATAAGAAGCCTCCTGTTGATGATCGCACCCGAAAATTTAAGCACGAGGGAGCAGGAAATCCTGAGCCTGATTAGCACAAGCCTGATCGAAAACCACGTATCGATGATGATATTTTCTTCTTCGAACGAATCGATGATTTATAAAAAACTTGAAGATCTTTTTCTCGATTACTTACAAAATAACTTGATAAAGGACTGATCACGATGAAAAAAACCATTCATTTTGGAGCAGGAAATATAGGCAGAGGATTTATCGGGGCATTGTTCGCCCAATCCAGCTATCATGTCACCTTTGTCGACATTGCCGAGCAAGTCATTAACAAGCTGAATGAAGAAGGCACCTATCAGGTTAAATTAGCAACGGAAAAAAGCGAATCTGAAACGATCACAAATGTGTCAGGATTGAATAACCTTCATCAGGAAGGAGAAGTCATTGACGCCATCGGCGAAGCGACTTACCTGACAACGGCGATCGGGCCGAACATCCTGCCAAGGATCGCACCTCTTATTGCCAAAGGCATCGAAAAGCGCATCGCTGCAACCGATGTACCTTTATATGTCATCGCTTGCGAAAACCAAATCGGGGCGACGGATATTTTGAAAAAACATATCCTCGAGAACCTTTCTGAAGACGCGAAGACTGGATTGGAAGGGAAAGTCTTCTTCTTCAACTCAGCGGTTGACCGCATCGTGCCGATCCAGGACCAAAGTTCATTGGATGTACTTGTTGAGCCATACTACGAGTGGGTGGTAGAAACAACGGAAGAAATCCCGCACGTCGAAGGGATGAGCATCGTCGAAGATCTCGCACCATTCATCGAACGCAAGCTGTTCACGGTAAACACCGGCCATGCCGTCATTGCCTACCTCGGATACCTGCAAGGGAAATCCACGATCGACGAAACATTGGCAGACGAAGCCATTGCAAAACAGGTGAAGTCAACGCTTGAAGAAACCGGTGCATACCTTGTGAAGCAATACGGCCTCAATGCAAAAGAGCATTTGGCGTATATCGAGAAAAACATCGAGCGCTTCAAAAATGCCTACCTGAATGATGGAGTCACTAGGGTAGGACGTGCACCAAAGCGCAAACTAGGTCCAGACGACAGATTGATCCGCCCGACAACGCAAGCACAAAAAGCCGGCTTGGCCTACTCCAACCTGGCAAAAGCCATCGCAGCAGCGTTGCTGTTCGACAACCCTGAGGATCAGGAAGCCGTCGAAATCCAAAACATGATCAAAGAAAACGGCGTGGCTTACGTCTTGAAAGAAGTAAGCGGCCTGGAAGAAAACAGCCCGATCACGGAAAAAGTGATCGAGCAGTATGAAGTTTTAAAAGGGTAAATGAGATTTGAAAAAGCTGGCGAGGAATTCCTCGCCAGCTTTTTTTTGTCGATCATCAGGTTTTTGTGTTCGGGTCGTTTACGAATCGCGAGTTCTCGTGCCCGAAACAACGGAGCAAGGGAGGGGCAAAAGGGAACGAGGAGCAGGTTCTTGTGCCCGAATCGGAGCGGGGGAGGACCAAAAGGGAACGAGGAGCAGGTCCTCGTTCCCGAAACGGAGCGATGGAGGGACAAAAGGGAACGCGGCGCGAGTTCTCGTTCCCAAAACGGAGCAAAGGAGAACCAAACGGGAACAAAGAACCTGTTTTCTTTCCATAAGAAATGGAAACAGGACGCTCCCAAGGGTATCGTCCTGTTCGAAATGGTTTAGTTTGAACTAATTGAAAGTCCACGTAGATAAATACCTTAGCTCTTTCTCACCATGCCCCTCGGAAAGCGAGCCTCCTTCCGCGGAAATCAACCTTGCACAAATCCTAATTTATAAATCAAATATCCTCATCCCCAGCAACAAGACTGAACAAACTGTTCCGATTACAAGCAATAAGGAAACTTTCCTGTTCTCCTTTTTTGCATCCAATAAACGCCCGAAAAAGGAGATGACAATGACAATCTGCAAGATGATCCACACATAAGCCGTTTCACCGATTGAAGCAAGATAAATCAATAAACCTGCCAAAAGAATGATCCATACCCATCTCAAAATCCCCTTGTTCATAGGACACCTCCATAAATATGTAAGTTACCGTCTCCCTGCCTTTTGAATCAGAGATGGGATATTTTTAAGGAAAAACTCCGAGTAGTCCTGTATATGATAGTCCGCTGCATCACTCTTCCCTTGAAACATGCACGTTGTAATCCCTAATTCCTTGGCTGGCAGCAGATCCAATTCACGATCCCCGATTGCCAAATCGATTCCATGCAGATCATGCAGGTGCCGGTAAGAGGCTGCATGCGGTTTACGCGGGAAGCCATCGTCAATGGTCACCATGTCAGCAAAATATTTTTCCCAGCCGAAGTAGTTTAAAATGGCAACGACCCCGGCTCGATGCTTATGTGTCATGATGACATTTTTATCAGCAAACTTCAAAACCTCCTCGACATGATCAAACGGCTTCATATCCTTTGGTGCCAGCTGGTTGTTTAATGTATTGATCTCTTCTATTTGTTCATCCGAAAAATTGTAGTAGTCAATCGCGTGCGAGAACGAAACCTTCAGCTTATCATAGATTTCCTGTTCATCCGCGCCGTCACCCAAAACGTGGGCGAGTACTTTCGTGTACGCCGGATAAGTGTTAAATAATGTTCCATCAAAATCCCACAAAATATTCATGTCATCATCCTTTTATTCAGTGTGATGAGGATTAACCATCCCATATAAAACAAGGTCTTCAAAGACGCCGTTTTTGTAAATGTGGTCCTTCAGCGTACCTTCATATATCATGCCGCATTTCTCCATAATCCGTCCCGATGCAGGATTCGATTTGAAATAGCGGGCATAGACACGATGAAAATCCTTTTCGCTAAAAACAAATTCGATCATGGCTTTCGCTGCCTCTGTACCAAAATCATTTCCCCAATATTCTTCACCAATCCAGTAAGCGATCTCTCCATGTTTGTGCTGCTTTTGATGGGAAGCAGCAATCGCCCCATATAACTGTCCGCTTTCCTTATTAGTGATGGCGAATTCATATTTACGGTCGGCTTCAAAGTTCTCCTCATGAGTGGCGATCCATGAAAGGGCGCACTCCAACGGATAGGGGTAGGGCAGATGAAGCGTACTTTTATAGATATTGTAATTGTTGCACATATCAGTGACATTCTCGGCATCCGAGTCATTGAATGGACGCAAGAGCAAACGGTCCGTTTCGATCGTTCGTTTTGTTTTACTGAAGAGCATCGTTTTCACCCCCATTCTTAATCCAATAACAAATTCAAAATCTTTTCTGTTTGTTTTTTGTTGACTTTGAAGTAGCCATCCTTCGCATCACTTTTTATAAGCGACGTATGGGTACCGAAATCTTTATGAATCGTTAATTTTTCTGTCGGTTTGTCTTTGTAGGATAAATGAATGTTGTAGGTGGGCTGCACGGCAAGCTTATAAACGGTATACGGTTCATGGTCTGCTCGGTTCAGGATCCCAGTAATGGATGAGATTTTTCCATGATCCATCGTGGTCTTGGAATGATCGTCTTTCTGTATCGAAATGCTCTCGATACCTGAGAAACCATTATAAAGACACGCATAGTCAATGAGGCATAAAAGGGAAGCAAAAACGACCATGATTATATATCTTCTCACCAAACTCCCCCTCAGGAAAATTTATCCTTATTTTACCACAAACAAAAATATGCAGGTACAGATAATAAGAAAGTTTTATTGAATGAAAGGCTACTTATGGGGAGCTGAATATAAAATGAAGGGGGTTTTAGAAAAATTTTTGGCCAGAGGATGCAAGAGAGGGAGATTTCTTTAAAGAATAAAGAGCTCGAATAGGATATCAGCCGAAATTTCAATATATCGGCCATTAGACAAATTACGGAAAATTTCGCATGACACCGTTGCCAAGCCTATGAAGATGATGAGGAAGTTACCCCAAAAGACCAAATCATGTAAGCCATATGTGTTGGCAGTCGACCGCCGCTTTAGATAAAATGGTGTTAACAACTTGGATATAAGGGGAACAGTATAGGTAGATTCGAAACCAAAAGGAGTGGATCACATGAACAACAGTCAATTCGACAAAATGAAGAACGGTAAAGGATTTATCGCGGCGCTTGACCAAAGCGGCGGCAGCACACCGAAAGCATTGGCAGCATACGGCGTACCTGAAGATGCCTATTCGAATGAGGACGAAATGTTTGATAAGGTCCATGAAATGCGGACAAGGATCATCACGTCCCCATCCTTCAGCCAGGATAAAATCCTTGGCGTCATCTTATTCGAACAGACGATGGACCGTGAAATCCAAGGGCAGTATACTGCGGATTACCTTGCTGAAAAAGGCATTGTCCCATTCTTAAAAGTCGATAAAGGATTGGCGGAGCAGGAAAATGGTGTTCAGCTCATGAAACCGAATCCCGATTTGGACGAGACGCTGCGCCGTGCCAATGAACGGAACATCTTCGGAACGAAAATGCGCTCGGTCATCCATGAGGCGAATGCTGGCGGCATCAAGGAAGTCGTCGACCAGCAGTTTGAAATCGGCAAACGAATCATCGCGGCCGATCTGGTTCCGATCATCGAACCGGAAGTCAATATCCATAGTGCGGATAAAGAAAAATCCGAAGAAATTCTTCGGGACGAAATCCTCAAACATCTGAACGAACTATCAGAAGATCAAAATGTCATGCTGAAGCTCTCGATTCCAACGAAAGCGAATGCGTATAAAGAATTAGTCGAGCATCCGCGCGTCGTGCGGGTCGTTGCGCTTTCAGGCGGCTACTCCCGAGAAGAAGCAAATGAAAAGCTGAAAGAAAATGATGGCGTGATCGCGAGCTTCTCCCGTGCATTGGCTTCAGACCTGAATGCCAGCCAGTCGGATGAAGAGTTCGATGCAGCATTGAAGAGCGCAATCGACACGATTTACGATGCATCGGTCAATAAAAAATAATACAGATTTAAAAATAATGATGGGCACTAGACTAACACTCTAGTGCCCATCGTTTATTAATAAACAACTAACGATAGTGAAAATCTGATGCCCGTCGCGAGTGCCAATCCGTAATAAAGGGAATCAGAAAGCGAATCTGATGCCCGTCGCAAAGCAAAAAGATAATAAAGGGAACCAGAAAGGGGATCTGATGCCCGTCACGAGGCAAAAGTTAAATAAAGGGAATCAGAAAGGGAATCTGATGCCCGTCACGAGGCAAAAACAAAATAAAGGGAATCAGAAAGGGGATCTGATGCCCGTCACGAGGCAAAATTGAAATAAAGGGAATCAGAAAGGGGATCTGATGCCCATCGCGAGGCAAAATTGAAATAAAGGGAATCAGAAAGGGGATCTGATGCCCATCGCGAGGCAAAATTGAAATAAAGGGAATCAGAAAGGGGATCTGATGCCCATCGCGAGGCAAAATTGAAATAAAGGGAATCAGAAAGGGGATCTGATGCCCATCGCGAGGCAAAATTGAAATAAAGGGAATCAGAAAGGGGATCTGATGCCCATCGCGAGGCAAAATTGAAATAAAGGGAATCAGAAAGGGGATCTGATGCCCATCGCGAGGCAAAATTGAAATAAAGGGAATCAGAAAGGGGATCTGATGCCCATCGCGAGTGCCAATCCGTAATAAAGGGAACCAGAAAGCCAATCTTGTCCCCGTCGCGAGGCAAAATTGAAATAAAGGGAATCAGAAAGGGGATCTCATGCCCGTCACGAGGCAAAATTGAAATAAAGGGAATCAGAAAGGGGATCTGATGCCCGTCGCGAGTGCC
Coding sequences within:
- a CDS encoding PTS mannitol transporter subunit IICBA, yielding MEQSTVKVKIQKFGNFLSSMVLPNIGAFIAWGLITALFIPTGFIPNKHLAGLVGPMVTYLLPLLIGYTGGKLVHDQRGAVVGAIATMGVIVGAPDTPMFLGAMIMGPLGAVVIKFFDKWIEGKIRSGFEMLVNNFSAGIIGGGLAILAFLGVGPAVDGFTNILVKGVDWLVGAGLLPLTSILIEPAKILFLNNAINHGVLSPIGLEQVQHAGKSVLFLLEANPGPGLGVLLAFMFFGKGTAKQSAPGAAIIHFLGGIHEIYFPYVLMKPMLFISVILGGMSGVFTLVMLGGGLVSPASPGSIIAIAAVTPPEGMVYVANFAAVIVAATVSFIVSMIVLKSSKNDEGSIEDAAQKMQEMKGKKSSVAGQFNKGTMPDEVNKIVFACDAGMGSSAMGASLLRKKVKEAGLNITVTNTSISNLPSDAQIVITQEKLTPRAKNKLPDAYHISVDNFLSSPEYDKLIGSLQNDITEEQDELVETAETEAVGTEPNADQDDDLLLEENIFIGKQFATKEDAIRFAGEALVKAGYVEDSYVDAMLEREGITTTYMGNNVSIPHGTEEAKKAVIKSGFTVVQVPNGVDFDGEQAKLIFGIAGKDGTHLEILSSIAVICSEQDNVDKMVQAKTAKELKDIINSN
- a CDS encoding BglG family transcription antiterminator; protein product: MFITSREKAIIELIVKTSGKHTVHSLSAYLNVSGRTIQRNLKSIEGILAQHQLQLKRTPNDGLFIEGKNENIYRLIQHLAESSPTDETPEERKLNLLITLLHEGPSFKQQVLAHQLGISVTTLAAHLDELADWLDKFSITLTRKRGVGVELVADEASKRHALASFFLVYFYEDIIESLYLLQKGDAIEQPVLGYFKPDCLSAVYQIVDQHLAKAQLNLVDSDYIGLVVHICLTIQRTANDFLMTETNDVENQYTNEYRLMKEMCRELEERLSVNMTDGDINELTVILKGSKIQDPNAVYYDSIFLGHLIKKVVKDVSEKLNVDLTDDFSLFQGLLAHMGPSIFRLQQQMELFNPLTDEIKEKYPVLFLAVKKSLETEFKDVHFPEAEVAYIVLHFGSALLMNEEKVKIDAVVVCPTGIGASKMLASRIQKELKMISNVDIFSISDFRSADLSSYDIVISTVRLPFTDVDYILVNPLLSEKDIGIIQDYLQNNVEKITRKKYLKGAPRESGGKERTEVRGLLKEIKEVHASIESILDHFRVYRKPSAESHLHVLEEMVHQAEADGLVKNPDAVMGQLVEREEKGGLGIPNTHMGLFHCRDANVQKLVFQAAHLDKPCVIKGMDGKDQEIRSLLLMIAPENLSTREQEILSLISTSLIENHVSMMIFSSSNESMIYKKLEDLFLDYLQNNLIKD
- a CDS encoding mannitol-1-phosphate 5-dehydrogenase, whose product is MKKTIHFGAGNIGRGFIGALFAQSSYHVTFVDIAEQVINKLNEEGTYQVKLATEKSESETITNVSGLNNLHQEGEVIDAIGEATYLTTAIGPNILPRIAPLIAKGIEKRIAATDVPLYVIACENQIGATDILKKHILENLSEDAKTGLEGKVFFFNSAVDRIVPIQDQSSLDVLVEPYYEWVVETTEEIPHVEGMSIVEDLAPFIERKLFTVNTGHAVIAYLGYLQGKSTIDETLADEAIAKQVKSTLEETGAYLVKQYGLNAKEHLAYIEKNIERFKNAYLNDGVTRVGRAPKRKLGPDDRLIRPTTQAQKAGLAYSNLAKAIAAALLFDNPEDQEAVEIQNMIKENGVAYVLKEVSGLEENSPITEKVIEQYEVLKG
- a CDS encoding HAD-IA family hydrolase, whose amino-acid sequence is MNILWDFDGTLFNTYPAYTKVLAHVLGDGADEQEIYDKLKVSFSHAIDYYNFSDEQIEEINTLNNQLAPKDMKPFDHVEEVLKFADKNVIMTHKHRAGVVAILNYFGWEKYFADMVTIDDGFPRKPHAASYRHLHDLHGIDLAIGDRELDLLPAKELGITTCMFQGKSDAADYHIQDYSEFFLKNIPSLIQKAGRR
- a CDS encoding GNAT family N-acetyltransferase encodes the protein MLFSKTKRTIETDRLLLRPFNDSDAENVTDMCNNYNIYKSTLHLPYPYPLECALSWIATHEENFEADRKYEFAITNKESGQLYGAIAASHQKQHKHGEIAYWIGEEYWGNDFGTEAAKAMIEFVFSEKDFHRVYARYFKSNPASGRIMEKCGMIYEGTLKDHIYKNGVFEDLVLYGMVNPHHTE
- a CDS encoding fructose bisphosphate aldolase, with product MNNSQFDKMKNGKGFIAALDQSGGSTPKALAAYGVPEDAYSNEDEMFDKVHEMRTRIITSPSFSQDKILGVILFEQTMDREIQGQYTADYLAEKGIVPFLKVDKGLAEQENGVQLMKPNPDLDETLRRANERNIFGTKMRSVIHEANAGGIKEVVDQQFEIGKRIIAADLVPIIEPEVNIHSADKEKSEEILRDEILKHLNELSEDQNVMLKLSIPTKANAYKELVEHPRVVRVVALSGGYSREEANEKLKENDGVIASFSRALASDLNASQSDEEFDAALKSAIDTIYDASVNKK